One window from the genome of Eucalyptus grandis isolate ANBG69807.140 chromosome 7, ASM1654582v1, whole genome shotgun sequence encodes:
- the LOC104454192 gene encoding mitochondrial import inner membrane translocase subunit TIM14-1, which yields MATPLLAGLAVAAAALAGRYGIQAWQSLKMKPPRPRKFYEGGFQSKMTRREAALILGLRESATPAKVKEAHRKVMVANHPDAGGSHYLASKINEAKDVMLGKTKGSGSAF from the exons ATG GCTACACCGTTACTGGCTGGGTTAGCAGTAGCTGCTGCCGCACTTGCTGGTAGATATGGAATCCAGGCTTGGCAGTCATTGAAGATGAAGCCGCCTAGACCACGTAAATTTTACGAAGGTGGTTTCCAATCCAAGATGACTAGAAGGGAAGCTGCTCTTATTCTCGGTTTAAG GGAGAGCGCAACTCCCGCTAAGGTCAAGGAAGCCCACAGAAAAGTAATGGTCGCGAATCACCCAGATGCCGGCGGCAGTCATTATCTCGCTTCTAAGATCAACGAAGCCAAGGATGTCATGCTAGGGAAGACGAAGGGCAGCGGATCTGCATTCTGA
- the LOC104454193 gene encoding elongation factor 1-alpha gives MGKEKVHINIVVIGHVDSGKSTTTGHLIYKLGGIDKRVIERFEKEAAEMNKRSFKYAWVLDKLKAERERGITIDIALWKFETTKYYCTVIDAPGHRDFIKNMITGTSQADCAVLIIDSTTGGFEAGISKDGQTREHALLAFTLGVKQMICCCNKMDATTPKYSKARYDEIVKEVSSYLKKVGYNPDKIPFVPISGFEGDNMIERSTNLDWYKGPTLLDALDQISEPKRPTDKPLRLPLQDVYKIGGIGTVPVGRVETGVLKPGMVVTFGPTGLTTEVKSVEMHHEALQEALPGDNVGFNVKNVAVKDLKRGFVASNSKDDPAREAASFASQVIIMNHPGQIGNGYAPVLDCHTSHIAVKFSELLTKIDRRSGKELEKEPKFLKNGDAGMVKMIPTKPMVVETFSEYPPLGRFAVRDMRQTVAVGVIKSVEKKDPTGAKVTKSAVKKK, from the exons ATGGGTAAGGAGAAGGTTCACATCAACATTGTGGTCATTGGCCATGTCGACTCTGGGAAATCGACTACAACTGGTCACTTGATCTACAAGCTAGGAGGTATTGACAAGCGTGTCATTGAGAGGTTCGAGAAGGAGGCAGCTGAAATGAACAAGAGGTCATTCAAGTATGCCTGGGTTCTTGACAAGCTCAAGGCGGAGCGTGAGCGTGGTATCACCATTGATATTGCCTTGTGGAAGTTTGAGACCACCAAGTATTACTGCACAGTCATTGATGCTCCTGGACATCGTGACTTCATCAAGAACATGATTACTGGAACTTCCCAGGCTGACTGTGCTGTCCTCATCATCGACTCCACCACTGGTGGTTTTGAGGCTGGTATTTCCAAGGATGGCCAGACCCGTGAGCATGCTCTTCTTGCCTTCACTCTTGGTGTGAAGCAGATGATTTGCTGCTGCAACAAG ATGGATGCCACCACACCCAAGTACTCCAAGGCCCGTTATGATGAAATTGTGAAGGAAGTCTCTTCATACTTGAAGAAAGTTGGGTACAATCCTGACAAGATTCCTTTTGTCCCCATCTCTGGTTTTGAGGGTGACAACATGATTGAGAGGTCCACCAACCTTGACTGGTACAAGGGCCCCACCCTCCTCGACGCTCTCGACCAGATCTCGGAGCCAAAGAGGCCTACAGACAAGCCTCTCCGTCTCCCACTTCAGGATGTGTACAAGATTGGTGGTATTGGAACTGTCCCTGTCGGTCGTGTTGAGACTGGTGTCTTGAAGCCGGGTATGGTTGTCACTTTTGGACCCACTGGATTGACCACTGAAGTTAAGTCTGTTGAGATGCATCACGAGGCTCTCCAGGAGGCCCTCCCTGGTGACAATGTTGGGTTCAATGTCAAGAACGTTGCCGTGAAGGATCTCAAGCGTGGTTTTGTTGCTTCCAACTCCAAGGATGATCCTGCCAGGGAGGCTGCTAGCTTCGCTTCCCAGGTCATCATCATGAACCACCCCGGGCAGATTGGCAACGGCTATGCTCCTGTCCTTGATTGTCACACTTCCCACATTGCTGTGAAGTTTTCTGAGTTGCTGACCAAGATTGACAGACGGTCTGGTAAGGAGCTTGAGAAGGAGCCCAAGTTCTTGAAGAACGGTGATGCTGGAATGGTGAAGATGATCCCCACCAAGCCTATGGTCGTCGAGACTTTCTCGGAGTACCCTCCTCTTGGTCGTTTTGCTGTCAGGGACATGCGTCAGACCGTGGCCGTCGGTGTCATCAAGAGTGTGGAGAAGAAGGACCCAACCGGTGCCAAGGTCACAAAGTCCGCTGTCAAGAAGAAGTGA